The following proteins are encoded in a genomic region of Aquifex aeolicus VF5:
- a CDS encoding ABC transporter permease, producing the protein MTKFLEEVGRATLLTLWSIFFLFKKPPRLKHFISQLTYVAAETTPVVLVTSLFTGGVIALQTYSTFHRFNAEYLIGAVVAISMGRELGPVLTSLMVVARVGSAMTASIGTMRITQQIDALEVMAINPISFLVTPRIFATTFGVPLLTVLSDVAGIFGGWFVATKLFGVNEYLYWQKMVDLTEFHDIVGGLYKATFFGFIIGAVSCYYGFYTKGGTAGVGKATTNSVVTSSMLILISDYFLTAVIF; encoded by the coding sequence ATGACGAAATTTCTGGAAGAAGTCGGAAGGGCCACGCTTTTGACCCTGTGGTCCATCTTCTTTTTATTCAAAAAACCGCCCCGCTTAAAACACTTCATCTCCCAGCTCACTTACGTTGCGGCTGAAACCACCCCCGTGGTGCTTGTGACTTCTCTCTTCACCGGAGGAGTTATTGCCTTACAGACCTACTCTACCTTTCACAGGTTTAACGCGGAATACCTGATAGGTGCGGTGGTTGCCATATCCATGGGAAGGGAACTAGGACCGGTTCTCACCTCTCTCATGGTGGTGGCAAGGGTTGGGTCGGCGATGACCGCGAGTATAGGAACTATGAGAATTACACAGCAGATAGATGCCCTGGAAGTTATGGCTATAAACCCAATAAGTTTTTTAGTAACGCCAAGGATTTTCGCAACAACGTTCGGAGTACCTTTACTTACCGTACTTTCGGATGTTGCGGGGATATTCGGCGGGTGGTTCGTGGCAACTAAACTCTTCGGAGTTAACGAATACCTTTACTGGCAGAAGATGGTTGATTTAACGGAGTTTCACGACATCGTGGGGGGACTGTACAAGGCTACCTTTTTCGGTTTTATAATCGGAGCGGTAAGTTGTTACTACGGGTTTTACACTAAAGGTGGAACTGCGGGTGTGGGAAAGGCTACCACAAACTCCGTCGTGACTTCTTCAATGTTAATCCTGATTTCCGACTACTTCCTGACCGCTGTTATATTCTAA
- the cimA gene encoding citramalate synthase gives MAEKVYIYDTTLRDGSQMEGVSFSLEDKIRIAEKLDDFGIHYIEGGWPYANPKDNLFFQKAKKMNFKNAKLTAFGSTRRPNKKVSEDPQVESLIKAETPVVTIFGKSWDLHVTDALKTTLEENLNMIYETVEYLKRYVDEVIFDAEHFFDGYKSNPEYALQVLEAALKGGADWVVLCDTNGGTLPHEIYEITKKVKERFKDANVGIHAHNDSETAVANSLMAVLAGARQVHGTINGIGERTGNANLCSIIPNLQLKLGFDVIPQENLKKLTELANFVAEIINMPLPRNMPYVGESAFAHKGGVHASAVLKNAKTYEHINPELVGNKRKITVSDLAGRSNLVHKLKEFGIEIDPKSPELKKLIDKIKELEKEGYHFEAAEASLELLIKRHFGLVKDYFDFDAYRVLIAKRRDDSLPTSEATVRLSVEGVEEHTASLGNGPISALDRALRKALEEFYPNLKELQLIDYKVRIINESAGTSAKVRVLIESTDGKRKWGTVGVSENVIEASWIALRDSIVYKLMKDEEEGIL, from the coding sequence ATGGCAGAAAAGGTATACATCTACGACACGACACTCAGAGACGGTTCACAGATGGAAGGAGTGAGTTTCTCCCTTGAGGATAAGATAAGGATAGCGGAAAAGCTGGATGACTTTGGCATACACTACATAGAAGGCGGTTGGCCCTACGCAAACCCGAAAGATAATTTATTCTTCCAGAAGGCTAAAAAGATGAACTTTAAAAACGCAAAGCTGACAGCCTTCGGTTCTACGAGGAGACCCAATAAGAAAGTGAGTGAGGACCCTCAAGTGGAATCTTTGATAAAGGCGGAAACACCGGTGGTAACGATTTTCGGAAAGAGCTGGGATCTACACGTTACAGATGCCCTCAAAACCACCCTTGAAGAGAATTTAAATATGATTTACGAGACCGTTGAGTACCTCAAGAGGTACGTTGACGAGGTTATATTTGACGCTGAGCACTTCTTCGACGGCTACAAGTCAAACCCCGAGTACGCACTTCAAGTTTTGGAAGCTGCTCTGAAAGGCGGAGCGGACTGGGTCGTTCTCTGCGACACAAACGGAGGCACCCTTCCACACGAGATATACGAAATCACGAAGAAAGTAAAAGAGAGGTTTAAGGATGCAAACGTAGGAATACACGCCCACAACGACTCGGAAACTGCGGTGGCAAACTCTTTGATGGCCGTCCTTGCGGGCGCGAGACAGGTTCACGGTACCATAAACGGAATCGGCGAGAGGACGGGAAACGCAAACCTCTGTTCAATAATCCCGAACCTTCAATTGAAGCTCGGATTTGACGTAATACCTCAGGAAAATTTAAAGAAGTTAACGGAGCTTGCGAACTTCGTTGCGGAGATAATAAACATGCCACTTCCCAGAAATATGCCCTACGTGGGTGAGAGTGCCTTCGCACACAAGGGAGGTGTTCACGCCTCCGCGGTTCTGAAGAACGCGAAAACTTACGAGCACATAAATCCGGAACTTGTCGGTAATAAGAGAAAGATTACAGTTTCTGATCTTGCAGGAAGGAGCAACCTCGTTCACAAGTTAAAGGAGTTCGGTATAGAGATAGATCCAAAATCTCCCGAACTTAAAAAATTGATAGATAAGATTAAGGAACTCGAAAAGGAGGGTTACCACTTCGAAGCCGCGGAAGCATCTTTAGAACTCCTCATAAAGAGACACTTTGGACTTGTCAAGGATTACTTCGACTTTGACGCCTACAGGGTGCTTATAGCAAAAAGGAGGGATGACAGTCTCCCAACTTCAGAGGCTACAGTAAGGCTTTCCGTGGAGGGAGTGGAAGAACACACGGCATCTCTAGGGAACGGGCCGATAAGTGCCCTTGACAGAGCTCTGAGAAAAGCCCTTGAGGAGTTTTACCCGAACCTGAAAGAACTCCAGCTCATAGACTACAAGGTGAGGATAATAAACGAAAGTGCGGGAACGTCTGCTAAAGTAAGGGTTTTAATAGAAAGTACAGACGGAAAGAGAAAGTGGGGAACGGTAGGGGTTTCTGAAAACGTTATAGAGGCTTCGTGGATAGCCCTTCGCGACAGCATAGTTTACAAACTCATGAAGGACGAAGAGGAGGGAATACTTTAA
- a CDS encoding flagellar biosynthesis anti-sigma factor FlgM translates to MVNRIELSRLIGLLLETEKRKNTEQKESGTNKIEDKVTLSKIAQELSKNDVEEKDLEKKVKELKEKIEKGEYEVSDEKVVKGLIEFFT, encoded by the coding sequence ATGGTGAACAGGATTGAACTCTCACGCCTTATAGGACTCTTACTGGAAACGGAAAAGAGGAAGAACACGGAACAGAAGGAAAGCGGTACTAACAAAATAGAGGACAAGGTTACACTCTCCAAGATAGCTCAGGAACTTTCAAAGAACGACGTTGAAGAAAAAGACCTTGAGAAAAAAGTAAAGGAGTTAAAAGAAAAAATAGAAAAAGGAGAGTACGAAGTAAGCGACGAGAAAGTGGTGAAAGGACTGATAGAGTTTTTTACGTAA
- a CDS encoding ATP-dependent DNA helicase: MDSISFYEYLLTKGFEERKSQREMIKIVEEALEEGGVKLIEAPTGTGKTFAYLIPIIVNKQKAIISTGTKILQDQLKRDIEFLAGHWKLLTGQKVNYAVIKGKGNYLCIDRFKKEEIPEADRLEVETFMETEWDGDLTLTGLASETIVKINVDDDYCTFAYRMACPFYRECYYWAKVKRREENADILVVNHSLLALKEFETKDKVLVIDEAHELDRYLTLATTFGISLYWFKDLQKSLEKLLGESVNIPAEEFFRNNFEKLFDEESNEAALESLREYIPQMKTLLYIPLNEAVEKLRKKVKEEVEKFVKETLMVSYTFKDFLENTLLFDRDLIDSVNAGYEEPTEREKELINKVKKIDYYRRKLNKLKAFIRTAEDEEEGVGYKVSRAWSKKLNGYNYRLEAFLIFPRNVIDPEEYKAVILTSATVEPEDIYLTTGITGEFYTLPHNYDYTTSTIFIEDTNPKKEDWKDKLTTNYYILRSEYDKVLVLLTNKEHLKLFEEDEEVGIQGKDSLTRLIEFLRSGRIKALIGLDSLWTGVDVKGEKGILMSKLPFENPRDPLTYHRLKFLEKVGEDPFTYQRRKAYIKFRQGVGRLIRQNSDKGKIVLCDNRIWRYREFVDFLRSLGINIVSKGKFKRKKRTPFW, from the coding sequence ATGGATTCAATTTCCTTTTACGAGTACCTTCTTACTAAAGGTTTTGAAGAGAGAAAGTCCCAGAGGGAGATGATAAAGATAGTGGAAGAGGCACTGGAGGAGGGAGGAGTTAAATTAATAGAAGCTCCCACGGGAACGGGAAAGACCTTCGCTTACTTAATTCCCATAATTGTTAATAAACAAAAGGCGATAATCTCTACAGGAACGAAGATTCTTCAGGATCAATTAAAGAGGGACATAGAGTTTTTAGCCGGTCACTGGAAGCTCTTGACAGGACAGAAGGTAAATTACGCGGTAATAAAGGGAAAGGGAAATTACCTCTGTATAGACAGGTTTAAGAAAGAAGAAATTCCAGAAGCGGACAGGCTGGAAGTGGAAACCTTTATGGAAACCGAGTGGGACGGAGACCTTACTTTAACAGGACTTGCTTCTGAAACTATTGTAAAAATAAACGTTGATGACGATTACTGCACCTTTGCGTACAGGATGGCGTGTCCCTTTTACAGGGAATGTTATTACTGGGCTAAGGTAAAACGAAGGGAGGAAAACGCTGACATACTCGTGGTAAACCACTCCCTATTAGCACTCAAAGAGTTTGAGACAAAAGACAAAGTACTCGTCATAGACGAAGCCCACGAGCTTGACAGGTACTTAACCCTCGCAACGACCTTCGGTATAAGTCTTTACTGGTTTAAGGATCTTCAAAAAAGTCTTGAAAAACTTCTGGGAGAAAGTGTAAACATACCCGCGGAAGAATTCTTCAGGAATAACTTTGAAAAGCTCTTTGATGAGGAGAGCAACGAGGCAGCCCTTGAAAGCCTGAGAGAGTACATCCCCCAGATGAAAACACTTCTTTACATACCCTTAAATGAGGCTGTGGAAAAACTCAGGAAGAAAGTCAAAGAAGAAGTGGAGAAATTCGTCAAAGAAACCCTTATGGTCAGCTACACCTTTAAGGACTTCCTTGAAAATACCTTGCTCTTTGACAGAGACCTGATTGATTCCGTAAACGCTGGATACGAAGAACCAACGGAAAGAGAAAAGGAATTAATCAACAAAGTCAAAAAAATAGATTACTACAGGAGGAAGTTAAACAAACTGAAAGCGTTTATAAGGACTGCCGAAGACGAAGAGGAAGGCGTAGGCTACAAAGTATCAAGGGCTTGGAGTAAAAAACTGAACGGTTATAACTACAGACTTGAAGCCTTCCTTATATTTCCGAGAAATGTAATAGATCCCGAGGAGTACAAGGCGGTAATCTTAACTTCCGCAACCGTGGAGCCTGAAGACATATACCTCACAACTGGGATAACCGGGGAGTTTTACACACTTCCCCACAACTATGACTACACAACGTCTACCATATTCATAGAGGACACGAACCCAAAAAAGGAAGACTGGAAGGACAAACTCACGACAAATTACTACATCCTCAGGAGCGAATACGACAAAGTCCTCGTTCTTCTCACGAACAAGGAACACCTGAAGCTTTTCGAAGAAGACGAAGAGGTAGGCATTCAGGGAAAGGACAGCTTAACGAGGTTGATAGAGTTTTTAAGAAGCGGAAGGATAAAGGCTTTAATTGGACTTGATAGCCTCTGGACAGGTGTTGACGTAAAGGGAGAGAAAGGTATTCTGATGTCAAAACTCCCCTTTGAAAACCCGAGAGATCCCCTTACGTACCACAGGCTGAAGTTCTTAGAAAAGGTAGGAGAAGACCCCTTTACATACCAAAGGAGAAAAGCTTACATAAAGTTCAGACAAGGAGTGGGGAGACTAATAAGGCAGAACTCCGACAAAGGAAAGATAGTTCTGTGCGACAACAGGATATGGCGATACAGGGAGTTCGTGGACTTCCTACGTTCCTTAGGAATAAACATAGTGAGTAAGGGCAAGTTCAAGAGAAAGAAGAGAACTCCTTTCTGGTAG
- a CDS encoding LptF/LptG family permease: MLLDRYLLSRFLGIFLNVSFVSVLLVSLYALLDFLVGFKEKRTDVALSYFLNILPLGFYYISFITLSISLILFLRKVFEKKMELTVQSFGISPLRFSLPVLLFSVFLSSTFLLGNEYAFPKLLGNLWFIEKNYKKKQEVKGFIKNFWFIKKENEVKTYYHVGNLNLSDGSLFNFYTMKVERKNLNPLEVLKVFSGVWKDKEIFIRSGEIYDFEKGKREKVFNKTFKLGLSIKEVELFSEKIDFLSLSEIFFLMQKSKKVGLNVDVYTGELFYRVMFSLSPVFISIFSLYLFFKHKVLSQVIPRFLVFIVILWLVILSPKILPQKANQPVLYSLIPIFLLILYSLKGVYDLRKGFRV; this comes from the coding sequence ATGCTGCTTGACAGGTATCTGCTTTCCCGATTTCTCGGAATATTTCTCAACGTAAGTTTTGTGAGCGTTTTGCTCGTTTCCCTCTACGCACTCCTTGACTTCCTTGTAGGTTTTAAGGAAAAGCGAACTGACGTTGCACTCTCGTATTTTCTCAACATCCTGCCCTTAGGTTTTTACTACATCTCTTTCATAACGCTTTCCATATCTCTAATACTCTTTTTAAGGAAGGTATTTGAGAAAAAGATGGAGTTAACGGTTCAGAGTTTCGGGATAAGTCCGCTGAGGTTTTCCCTTCCTGTGCTCCTATTTTCCGTCTTTTTATCCTCTACATTTTTACTCGGTAATGAGTACGCCTTTCCCAAACTCCTCGGTAACCTGTGGTTCATAGAAAAGAACTATAAAAAGAAACAGGAAGTCAAAGGATTTATAAAGAACTTCTGGTTCATTAAGAAAGAAAATGAGGTTAAAACTTATTATCACGTGGGAAACCTGAACTTATCCGACGGAAGTTTGTTTAATTTTTACACTATGAAAGTAGAAAGAAAGAATTTAAACCCTCTGGAAGTATTGAAAGTATTCTCAGGTGTTTGGAAAGATAAAGAAATCTTTATAAGAAGCGGAGAAATTTACGATTTTGAAAAGGGAAAGAGGGAAAAGGTATTCAACAAAACTTTTAAGCTCGGACTTTCAATAAAGGAAGTAGAGCTCTTTTCCGAAAAGATAGATTTCTTAAGTTTGAGTGAAATCTTTTTCCTGATGCAGAAGAGTAAAAAAGTGGGTCTGAACGTGGACGTATACACAGGAGAACTCTTCTACAGGGTAATGTTTTCCCTTTCTCCCGTGTTTATCTCTATATTCAGTCTTTATCTTTTCTTCAAACATAAAGTGCTCTCTCAAGTTATTCCCAGATTCTTGGTTTTTATCGTAATCCTGTGGCTCGTTATACTTTCGCCTAAAATCCTCCCTCAGAAGGCAAACCAGCCCGTCCTTTACTCCCTTATTCCTATCTTCCTATTGATTCTTTACTCCTTAAAAGGAGTATACGATCTTCGCAAAGGATTCAGGGTCTAG
- the tpiA gene encoding triose-phosphate isomerase, with the protein MRRLIAANWKMNKTVKETEEYINTFLKFVEHPESREILICPPFTSLYVAGKMLQGTGVKLGAQNCHYEKRGAFTGEISIPMLQEVGCEYVIVGHSERRHIFGESDELIHKKIVACLEMGIRPILCVGEKKEEREAGMTFKVIETQIKLALTGVEEHTDKIDIAYEPVWAIGTGTPATPEDAVEVHTFIRNLINQLNPKNEGKTRILYGGSVNPQNAKEFMKHEEINGLLVGTASLDPESFAKIVYSF; encoded by the coding sequence ATGAGAAGATTAATAGCCGCAAACTGGAAGATGAACAAAACGGTAAAGGAAACCGAAGAGTACATTAACACCTTCCTGAAGTTCGTTGAACACCCCGAAAGCAGGGAGATACTCATATGTCCTCCTTTTACTTCCCTCTACGTTGCGGGTAAAATGCTTCAGGGAACGGGTGTAAAGCTTGGAGCTCAAAACTGTCACTACGAAAAGAGGGGAGCCTTTACGGGAGAGATATCAATACCCATGCTCCAAGAAGTTGGGTGTGAGTACGTGATAGTGGGACACTCAGAGAGAAGGCACATATTCGGTGAGAGTGACGAGTTAATTCACAAGAAGATAGTTGCGTGCTTAGAGATGGGAATAAGACCCATTTTATGCGTTGGGGAAAAGAAAGAAGAGAGGGAAGCTGGGATGACCTTTAAGGTCATTGAAACACAGATAAAACTCGCACTCACAGGTGTGGAAGAGCATACGGATAAAATAGACATAGCGTACGAACCCGTGTGGGCTATCGGAACCGGAACACCCGCAACCCCCGAAGATGCTGTTGAGGTTCACACCTTCATAAGGAACTTAATAAACCAGCTCAATCCCAAAAACGAAGGGAAGACCCGTATCCTCTACGGAGGAAGTGTAAACCCACAGAACGCAAAAGAGTTCATGAAACACGAAGAGATAAACGGACTACTCGTAGGAACTGCAAGCCTAGACCCTGAATCCTTTGCGAAGATCGTATACTCCTTTTAA
- a CDS encoding GYD domain-containing protein, which translates to MPMYVMLTKLSPYAVKDPKKLKEIEQKVKKLIEENCPGVKWVMNLVVFGPYDYLDVFEAKDDEEASKVALIIRSFGHATTETWSAMHWKDFKEVIDKLKGVPVA; encoded by the coding sequence ATGCCTATGTACGTCATGCTTACAAAACTCTCCCCCTACGCGGTCAAAGATCCAAAGAAATTAAAAGAAATAGAACAGAAAGTTAAGAAATTAATTGAAGAAAACTGTCCCGGTGTGAAGTGGGTAATGAACCTTGTCGTTTTTGGTCCTTACGATTATCTGGACGTATTTGAAGCCAAAGACGACGAAGAAGCTTCAAAGGTAGCCCTCATTATACGCTCTTTTGGACATGCAACCACGGAAACCTGGTCAGCAATGCACTGGAAAGACTTCAAGGAAGTAATAGATAAACTAAAGGGAGTTCCAGTAGCGTAA
- a CDS encoding glycosyltransferase family 9 protein, which produces MEILKRRGYETIAVGNTDYFSIAKEVGYADGVYSFIPEEEFDLKVIISFEGNVKPFPEKREWIVKHYLNSLGLGEEFSTKLPIKPVQDSPLKGKVVIHPSSGSKKKNPPLEVFLKLKDFLEERGKEVVFLLGEAEEHLREVLSPHFLSLSPLEIAKHLKTAGFYVGLDSGISHLASYLGVPSFIVYGPTDPLVWRPIGDKVFQISLNLDCSPCFPNVCEERMCLDTEEVLRKTKETLLRYWNSL; this is translated from the coding sequence TTGGAAATCTTAAAAAGAAGGGGTTACGAAACGATAGCGGTCGGAAATACGGATTACTTCTCTATTGCAAAAGAGGTCGGTTACGCTGACGGAGTTTATTCATTTATCCCAGAGGAGGAATTCGATCTAAAAGTAATCATTTCCTTTGAAGGAAATGTAAAACCTTTCCCCGAAAAGAGGGAGTGGATAGTAAAACATTACCTGAATTCCCTCGGTCTGGGAGAGGAGTTCTCAACCAAGTTGCCTATTAAACCTGTTCAAGATTCACCTCTAAAGGGTAAAGTTGTAATCCACCCTTCCAGCGGTTCCAAGAAGAAGAATCCGCCTCTGGAGGTCTTTTTAAAACTTAAAGATTTTCTGGAAGAAAGAGGGAAGGAAGTTGTATTCCTCCTCGGCGAGGCGGAAGAGCATTTGAGAGAGGTTTTAAGTCCTCACTTTCTCAGTCTATCTCCCTTGGAAATAGCAAAGCACTTAAAAACGGCGGGGTTTTACGTAGGGCTTGACAGCGGGATTTCTCACCTCGCTTCCTACCTCGGAGTTCCTTCCTTTATCGTTTACGGTCCTACCGATCCACTCGTGTGGAGACCTATAGGAGATAAGGTTTTTCAGATTTCACTAAATTTGGACTGCTCTCCCTGTTTTCCGAACGTTTGTGAAGAAAGAATGTGTCTGGATACAGAGGAAGTATTAAGAAAGACAAAAGAAACTCTTTTACGCTACTGGAACTCCCTTTAG
- a CDS encoding DUF4149 domain-containing protein, with protein MKELFLFLHVVLATFWVGGMLFLSLVVAPYLKDKPQIRNEAFQEVGKRFSLYGTFLSLFLLFVTGLVNTYLIQGGFRPSIHTKLGVFFVVVFISLLHDLWAGKKALYSEKHRVWAKWLGILNLILSLLLVYLGVRIRLGY; from the coding sequence ATGAAGGAACTATTTCTCTTCTTACACGTGGTACTGGCTACCTTCTGGGTAGGCGGGATGCTTTTCTTATCCCTTGTGGTAGCTCCGTACCTCAAGGACAAACCCCAGATAAGGAATGAAGCCTTTCAAGAAGTTGGAAAGCGCTTCTCCCTGTATGGAACTTTCCTATCTTTGTTTTTATTATTCGTAACCGGGTTAGTAAACACTTATTTAATTCAAGGCGGCTTCCGTCCAAGCATTCACACTAAACTCGGTGTATTCTTCGTGGTAGTTTTTATCTCACTGCTTCACGACCTGTGGGCGGGTAAAAAGGCTCTTTACTCGGAAAAACACAGGGTATGGGCAAAGTGGCTCGGAATTCTCAACTTAATACTTAGCTTACTTCTCGTTTACCTAGGGGTAAGAATAAGACTGGGGTACTGA
- a CDS encoding RidA family protein: MREIKTPKAPVPVGPYSQAVEVNGFLFISGQIGINPETGKLVEGFKEQVIQIFKNVDAILEEAGLKRENIVKVTIYITDIKKFKELNEIYEDYFKDVSVKPARVTVGVKELPLNAEVEIEIVAVK, encoded by the coding sequence GTGAGGGAAATAAAAACCCCTAAGGCTCCCGTTCCCGTCGGTCCTTACTCTCAAGCAGTTGAAGTAAACGGCTTTTTATTCATCTCAGGACAGATAGGTATAAACCCCGAAACGGGAAAACTGGTCGAAGGTTTTAAAGAACAGGTAATTCAGATATTCAAGAACGTAGACGCAATTCTGGAGGAAGCGGGTCTCAAGAGGGAGAATATAGTAAAAGTTACCATTTACATTACGGACATAAAGAAGTTTAAGGAACTCAACGAAATTTACGAAGATTACTTCAAAGATGTTTCGGTCAAACCCGCAAGGGTAACTGTAGGTGTGAAAGAACTACCTCTTAATGCGGAAGTAGAAATAGAAATTGTGGCGGTAAAATGA
- a CDS encoding proline--tRNA ligase, which produces MRWSRYFLYTEKEEPKEAEAPSHRLLLKAGFIKQVSAGIYELLPPAYKVLKKVESIIRKEMDRSGAQELLLTVLNPKELWEETGRWETYGEELFKLKDRNGREYCLGPTHEEEITDLVRRVVRSYRQLPVILYQIQVKFRDEKRPRFGLIRAREFIMKDAYSFDTDDMSAMISYEAMKFAYQRIFNKLRLNVIMAEADVGQIGGKMSHEFIAFTDYGEAKVAYCENCGYAANAEIVPLPKPEEEKEEEKPMEKVHTPNVHTIEELSKFLDVHPSKIMKAVLYIVNEKEPVLVLIRGDREIDENKLEKVLGTDNFRLATDEEVQELLGTKKGFIGIFNLPENIKVLWDNSLYGVKNLVVALNEPDWHYINVNPGRDFQYGEFVDVAEVREGDPCPKCGSPLKVRRGLELGHIFLLGTRYSEPMKAYFTDRDGKEKPIIMGCYGIGVSRILAALVEQYHDDKGIKWPTPVAPFELDIILLNTKDEEMKNVAEKLYLEAEEKGIDVIFDDREESPGFKFADADLVGFPYRIVVGKKVKEGKVEVQSRHTGEKWDVEIEKAIDFVKEKIEEDKK; this is translated from the coding sequence ATGCGTTGGAGCAGGTACTTTTTGTATACCGAAAAGGAAGAACCTAAGGAAGCTGAAGCGCCTTCCCATAGATTACTTCTGAAAGCGGGTTTTATAAAACAGGTTTCCGCGGGAATATACGAACTGCTTCCCCCAGCCTACAAAGTTCTTAAAAAAGTTGAATCCATCATAAGGAAGGAAATGGACAGGAGCGGAGCGCAGGAACTACTCCTTACCGTTTTAAATCCGAAAGAACTCTGGGAAGAAACGGGAAGGTGGGAAACCTACGGAGAAGAACTTTTTAAACTAAAGGATAGAAACGGGAGGGAGTACTGCCTTGGTCCTACACACGAGGAGGAAATAACGGACCTCGTTAGAAGAGTAGTTCGTTCATACAGACAGCTTCCCGTAATTCTTTATCAAATACAGGTAAAGTTCAGAGACGAGAAGAGACCGAGGTTCGGTTTAATAAGGGCAAGAGAGTTCATAATGAAGGACGCTTACTCTTTTGATACGGACGATATGTCCGCGATGATTTCCTACGAGGCTATGAAGTTCGCTTATCAGAGGATTTTCAACAAACTCCGTCTGAACGTAATAATGGCTGAAGCGGATGTGGGACAAATAGGCGGGAAGATGTCCCACGAGTTTATTGCATTCACGGACTATGGAGAAGCAAAGGTAGCCTACTGTGAAAACTGCGGATACGCTGCAAACGCGGAAATAGTTCCCCTTCCGAAACCCGAAGAAGAAAAAGAAGAAGAAAAACCCATGGAAAAAGTGCACACTCCTAACGTGCACACCATAGAAGAACTCTCAAAGTTCTTAGATGTCCATCCCTCAAAGATAATGAAAGCCGTTCTTTACATAGTTAACGAAAAAGAACCTGTACTCGTCTTAATCAGAGGAGACAGGGAAATAGACGAAAACAAACTTGAAAAGGTCTTAGGTACGGACAACTTCAGACTCGCAACGGACGAAGAAGTTCAGGAACTCCTCGGAACGAAAAAGGGATTCATAGGTATATTCAACCTCCCAGAAAATATAAAGGTTCTGTGGGACAACTCCCTATACGGCGTTAAGAACCTGGTAGTTGCCCTGAACGAACCCGACTGGCACTACATTAACGTAAACCCGGGAAGGGACTTTCAGTACGGTGAGTTTGTAGACGTTGCGGAGGTAAGGGAAGGAGACCCATGTCCCAAATGTGGTTCTCCTTTAAAGGTAAGGAGAGGTCTTGAACTCGGACACATATTCCTGCTCGGAACGAGGTACTCGGAACCCATGAAGGCTTACTTTACTGACAGGGACGGAAAGGAAAAACCCATAATTATGGGCTGTTACGGCATAGGCGTTTCCAGAATTCTCGCAGCACTCGTGGAGCAGTACCACGACGATAAAGGGATAAAGTGGCCAACTCCCGTAGCACCCTTTGAACTTGACATAATACTCCTGAATACAAAAGACGAGGAAATGAAAAATGTGGCGGAAAAGCTTTACTTGGAGGCGGAGGAAAAGGGAATAGACGTAATATTCGACGACAGGGAAGAGAGCCCCGGATTTAAATTCGCGGACGCAGATTTAGTGGGATTCCCCTACAGGATTGTCGTAGGTAAAAAGGTAAAGGAAGGAAAAGTAGAGGTTCAGAGCAGACACACGGGAGAAAAGTGGGATGTAGAAATAGAAAAGGCTATAGACTTTGTGAAAGAAAAGATTGAGGAGGACAAAAAGTGA